The Salminus brasiliensis chromosome 22, fSalBra1.hap2, whole genome shotgun sequence genomic interval AATTTGCCTTAGCCAAAAGTGGAGACCAGAGAAACCTGGTATACCTTGTTTCTGTAGAACACGCTCAAGTAAGCATAGTGTATAGTAACAGATATGTTGGACCCAAAGCTCTCAAGTCGGACACCAATTATAACAATACATTTTTTGTATAAATAGAGGTTTTAATGTAGAAAACGCTAGATGTGATGCATCTGCAATTATGCTAATAACTGCATCAGGCATGCAATAACATAACAGGAGTTTAATTATGTTCCGTTGTTCTCTGGATGCTGTGAATAGTTAGACGATTAAAGTTTAATGGATTCGTTTGCATTTATGTAAacgagaaaaataaataaataaatcaaaatcaaaaactattaaatatttctgaattaaaattaacatttaattcATGTACCAACCCAACATAACAGGGAAATAATTACTGTAGCCATGCATGTTGATGTTGTATAACTCCACTCTCAGCTTTCTCCTTCTTGTGTTTTGCACTCTTATTGGCTATTTATTGTAGCTAGTCGCTGCACTAACTTCCAGTCACGGCACTTTTTACATTACTGGATTTAGAGTCGCCGACATGTCCAGACATTAAACCTGCTAGATATTTGTAGAGGCTAGATTTTTGTAGATATTTGTAGGCGCAGACAATCTTTGGTGACTGACGATTGTGTCTTTCAGTAGTTTACACATAGCAAGTtctagctaacatgctagctagCAAAAGCACATTTCCTGAGACTTTTGTCTgagatctttaaaaaaaaaagggggggggttgtgtattgtaaacctggcattaagcagcagtcgtcttgaagttgatgtgttggaagcaggaagaaaaaaaagtacaagCTAAAGGAGGTATGTAGTGGTTAGAAAACACCAGAAATGGTCTACAGAAGGACAATCAATGAACCAGCATCACTACCCAAGGTGCCTACAATTCGCATATGAGCGGGACCATGGCTTTCTGCTGGGTATCCTTGGTCCTGGCATTGatgtaatcacacacacacacagcggtgggcagccaactccagcgcccagggagcagagagggcttGCCCAAaaggcagcttgccaagcccgggaatcgaacccacaaccctgttatcgatatcccggcactctaaccgctgagccaccactgccactggACACTGCCATGTGGACATTAACCTTAACATTGTTGCAGACCAAGTACACCCCTTCATGGTAACAGTATTCCCTAATGACGATGGCCTTTTTTTAGCAGAATCATTTAAGGAACATAAAGAGTTTAAGGTGATGCCTTTAAATGTCCTAGATCTCAGTCCAGTTCAGCATCAGTTGGATTTTATgtacaggctttttattctgttagtatttctctctctctctctctctctctctctctctctctctctctctctctctctgtgtctctttcccTCCACATTTCCCTCTCATCAGATGAGAAGCAGtagaccactcagagcccagaaGGTGTATCTCAGGAGGagtgaacattttaaaagctggctgCCAGTGAGAAGACTGCTGCTGCATgcacctttttttaatatttttttttattatttctgttgGTGCTTGCTTTGCAACACATGCTCGAATTTTGTTTGAGAGAATCTTTTGGAATACAGCTTGCCTGCTCCTTTCTTCCCTCTTCTTAGCTAGCTTACATATTTAAATGCCACATGTTCTGTCCCCAGCAATGCCTTAGACGTAAGGTTGGGTCATAACAGATGTGCTGGACAAACCAGTCTGATCTGTGGGGCCTCTGCcgcccaacttacaggacttaaaggatctgctgctaatgtattggagccagataccacagaacgcCTTTAAAAAGGTCATGTGTAGTCTATGCCTCGACAggtcagctgttttggtggcatgaagGGGACATACACAGTATTCGGCAGATGGTTGTAATGTTCAAACTGATCAGTATATGGAACAAACCATGCTAGATTGGCACACTTTGAGGATTACACCCCAATGTCACAGTTTAACAATATCCATAAAGCACAACAGAGAAAACAGGTGCTGGTTGGCATTCAGCTAGCATTATTTCACTTCAGTTCAGTTGAAATGTTTTGTCTGTGTTATGTtctcataaagcagctttaaggAAATCTAGATCCAAGTTCCCCGGTGAGCAAACCAGGAGTGCCAGTGGCAAGGGAAAACTCCTTAAAAGCACAAGGAAGAAATCCTGAAAGGAACCATTTTACTTGgttaatatacagtattagAGTAAATCCCTTTAGAAGAGGGGCACCACCATTGAGAATGTGCTGCTGCCCTCTGGAGGACCTAAAGTGCTAATGAACTTCATACACGACCTAGAAACctctacacacactaaacacacaaatGTGGTGACTTGCAAGGCACAGTGCTCTGTGAAAGGTTGGTACAACAAGGGAATCAGTGTGAACTATAGAGCATATGCGTTCTTTTCATCCACTCCAGAACATTACATTTATGTGCCCTTCTCCTGCCTTCAAGCTGTAGTCCCTTTaagatagttttttttttttaaatgagcatGTCAAATCCTAATTTGTGTTCTTTAAGGCAAAGAACACAAGAGAATGCAGTTCTGTAATGTTCTAATCTCTATTACTTTGTCTGCTTTGAATTTGGGCATGGGTGTGCAAAAATATTGCTTTTTATCTGTTGTACTCTTGCTTCAAGCAGTAATGTTACACTTGCAAAGAAGCACAAAGCCACTCAAGGAGTAAATCTTGCTAAATTgcatgaacaaaatgtaaaaaaaaaaataataataattaatttggtGAAGCATATTTACACAAATCTCTTTACTCGTTTGCAGTTGTAATGTAAAATGTCAATGATGTGTTTTTCTATCTGATGTTGGCTCTAGTAAACAATGAAATTATCTGGATATTTCTGTATAATGTTATAGTCTGGGATTACTAAAAAAGAAGAAGGCAAAGAAGACTAAAAGGTAACTCAGATGTTGCTTCTGTACATGAAGCAATGAATTTGAAATGTCCCATGCCACAGCATCCAGGTCATAAACTGGGCATGACCTTAATAAACCTAGTCACCATGCATTCCCAATGGTTTTATAAGTGATTGAGCAACACAAAGAATGGGAGAAGGCAGGAACCCACCACATCCCTTTTCTGTAATTGATGCTCAGACCcatttgatttgatgttaactttatataatatcATTTCAATTTTACTTTAATTTGATTGTCCTATAGAGCAGGGCTTCTGTTAGGAGTGACTGAAATTGGATGAGGTTAAACAAGCCAGTACTGGGTCAATATATTAGGGTAACTGTTATGACCCAGAGTTGGCCATGTTGAGTTACTTACATATCTCAGCAATGCAAGGTTAGTTTAATCTAGGGTGTTCTGTGTCTACAATGCCCCAGTGGTGTGCTAGTATTTGATTTCCCTCAGCTCTAATTATTAACAATCTAActaaacaagtgtgtgtgtgtgtgtgtgtgtgtgtgtataaacattGGGTAACTGTTTTGGATAATCCATTGATAATATTCTAGTGTGTTCtagattttaatgtaaaaaataaattagattttttagtGAACAGTGATGTTGATAGACAGATTATCACAGAAATGCTAACTAAATGATGTGACTTTGTTCAAAAATAAAACTCACACAGGACTTTCATCAAGAGAATAaactagatgtccaaatgtttgtggacaccccttctaatgaatgcattcagctactttaagttacaccccttgctgcaaatgcacagacacaccgcttgtctactccctgtaaagaagtaatGCCAACAGAATATATCCctctgggctagaggggtataaagcctcctaGCATTGAGCTGGTAGAATTCTATATTCTATAGAATTCTATTTTATCTTTTcctcatcccaactcacacCCCTGACTGTTGACTGGTTACTTTGTGTGCATGCATCTATTGGCTATTCAAGTAAATGGAGAGCTGTGAGGAGAAGACCGATTGTACTGTCCACTCAAGAGTCTGTCATGCAGGGAGTTCTCAGAGGATGCTCCACACTTTAGTCTCATCCCTGTCACTCAATTCTTAACCACAGAGCAGGACTGGCCTTGGGGACTCCATTAGACTTGCATAAAAAGAGAGAATGTTGGGCTTTTTACAAGTAACAGGACTGATCGCATGTCTGTCTTCACAGAATAAATGATGGCTGGTCACTGTGACTGCTAGGCTGGGAAACTGACAAACTGCACTTGTTCACAGAAAGGCTGTGAATCAAAATACAGAACAGTGAATGTTTCCCTCACCAGCAGACTGAAGGTTGTTTAATATctgagatgtaaacagtcatttaGAGTGGTTTGGTAAGAAGTTATATATTGCAGAGAAACTTATAGTAGTGGTGATAAGAGGActcctgatttatttattttaaacagggAGGTAAATCAAGAAACTGAGGAATGGATGATCAGAAAGGTGAACACATGATAGGATGTGCTTTGCTTAGACTCCTGAAAGCCAGGTTCAAACCAGCAACCCACCAAACCAAAGGGCAGCATGCTACCACTGCACTCCGGAGGACATGTGAAAAGGAGGGGAAATAACACTCCAAGAAGTGGCAGTGTAATAAGTCAAacgtcttgtcttgtcttgtcttgtcttgtcttgtcttgtcttgtcttgtcttgtcttgtcttgtcttgtcttgtcttgtcttgtcttgtcttgtcttgtcttgtcttgtcttgtcttgtcttgtcttgtcttgtcttgtcttgtcttgtcttgtcttgtcttgtcttgtcttgtcttgtcttgtcttgtcttgtcttgtcttgtcttgtcttgtcttgtcttgtcttgtaatagtgtaataagacatttcaaaaaatattttgtagAGAGACAGACCAGTAAAGACAAaactagaaaaagaaaagaaaaaaaacatatttttttgctCAGTATCAGTTGCATGTCTGACATGCAGTGAAAAACTGTGCGGTTGTCTGTGCATTACCTAATTTGATTACAGCAGCCTTAGCCAATAAAAGCCTTTCATTGAATTAGTGGAACAGCATGTGTCTCTCCTGTATTCTATAACTGTGTTTATCACTAGCGTTCAGCAGAGGGCGCTGCTGCACTTTTCCCTTCTACACTTAACAGCATGCACTTCTATAAGCATGTTCCTTATCAAtgacaattgtttttttttctcacagcAGGTAGAACAAAGACAAAGTTGTTGTAAGCAAACATCTCTTACTAAGTTTGGGCTAAAACTTTATATTCTCCACATGTGTTACCAAGATGGAAACTATCACATTGGCTAAAACACCATAGTCATGTGCCTTATCAAAAAAGAGCTAAAGAACAGATGATAATTTGTGCCTCAGTGTCAACAAAACAGTGAGAATGACTTTCGCAGAGAAGGCTGGATGTTGTTGTGGGCTGGTTGACATGTTAAGAAATGATTCACTGACTGCTCATAGGGCTTATCAGCATCTGCAAGtcctttcattttaataaataaccTTTATAACACCAGGACACAAAGCGAGCAAAGTGTCAGCGTTACTAACCTTCACAATGAACCACAATTCACATATAAGGTACAATCCTTTATTCAAAAACATACCAACATTCACAGTTTCTGTTACTTGTAGATATTcaaaagatatttaaaatatacagaaatCTGAATTTGTACACTGTAAGCACAGCACTTGGCAGATACTGGGCAGAGGAACAGGTGGAAAGGAGGTTAGGCTTGCATACAGACAAATACTCCAATACATCCCAACATTGTGACATAATATTTCACTGAGAAACAGGAAACTGAGCTTAAGCAAGCAAGCCCTCTAAACAATTAAGATACAGGCACAATCAGCACTGCTGCACTTCTTGTTCGCTTGTCTTGGGCATCTTTAGATCTTCAATCCACTGGTGACACAATGTTTGTTGGCAGTCAAATAGTGAGGGGTGTCCAGGGTCGATTTGGGGTCATTCTTTTGGGGCCTTCTTCAGTTGCAGTTGCTCAGATTTACCAAGTTCTTTACAAAAACTCTCAAACATCTTACCCCCCTGTAAGTGTCACCTGGGACAGCCTTTCTGCTGATATGTGCTCTGACTGGAGGTGTATGCACATGTTAACTGTCCCCTGCACTTTTCCTCTCCTCCAGCTTTTCTAGTTGCTTCTGCCTCCTTTCTAACACCTCTAACAGTTTGGCATCACTGCGAGCTTTCTCCTGAGCCCGAATCTCTGCCAGGTCTTCAAAAAACAAGTGCCTtcaagagaaagagtgaggttTAGTCCAAAGGTTACAGCAACgatcatttttattattgtcattacacTGACAGGTACAGCTTTTTATTGTGTGAGCATAAATTCAGACATgtaaactattaaaaataaagcttttaAGCATTTCAATATTTACAGATGCTTAAGAACAGTGCTAAGGGCAGCAAAAACAGCGTGAGGGCTAACAACGTAACACAGGAGTGTGAGCATGGCATTAACGTTAGCCACCCATTTACCTATTAAAGAATGCTGCTGCGAGTCCTGTGAGCAGCGCGCCAAACAGGAGCGGCTTTGTAAGGCGCTTTTTTGCAGATAACTTGTGCTGCTTCATGTCGGAATAATAAGCCCAGGTGTCTATGGAGAGAAAATGCGGAAATGAAcgttaaataatattgttaaatGAGAAATTGCCATTTCTGCCCAGACTCTGCGCTCTGACCTCCAGTCATGCACCAAAACACGTACGCACCACTTCCTCCGGACAGCGTTGTATCAAATGTGTTTCTGAGACGTATTTGCCACTTTATAAATAAGTTTGCAGGCTACGTCTAAAGTACAGATATTCAATCAGTCGCTAAGACTTAAAGTGTCTTTTAAGATAACACTGACATTATTTAAGACAATGTCAGCCTTTGACAGGAACGGTTTGTTGCTGAAAAATCCGGGGGAAGAACCAGATACGTGCACATGGGATCCGTCTCAATTACTCTGTGATCCCTATCTAGTGCACTAGACGTTTAAATGCGATGGTGGTTTCCACTCAGATAGTGCACTACATGAGCAGCCGGGAAGTGTTTGGGATTGAAGCATAATCTGGCTAGTGTTGGCTAGCAAGTCATTTGGGGTTAGCAGTATAGATTCAATCAGCAAGTCAACACTTTAGTAACAGCCGCAAAGATGTTTTCAAGAATGttgtcagctagctagctacattttcTAGACTAACGTAGCTAAGATAATGTTTCGTAGGAAGCTAAACTTTCATGaaactgttagctagctagctgactgGTAATTTAGGGCATTTGCCCAGCTTGCTTCCTAAGTCTACTTCAACTGCTGATGCTTGAGTAAAAGTTCAGTAAAGTAACAAAGTATTTTCAACAGAATAGGTAAATACAACAGAATAGCGTTCAAATGTAACTAGCGCTAGCGTAAAACACCCTTAACAAGTTTAACGTATGGCCGGATGTAGCTACACACTTTATGGGACAGTTTGCCATCATAAATAAACCTCTGCCTGCTTTTTCACGATTGCAGCAGGCATGGATCGATTCTGTCCATCAGAAAGACTCGAGTACTTGCAGGGGTTGGTGACAGAGTTTCAGGATACGGATAGTGAAGGTACTTTCTGGAAACCTACAGTGAATGTGAATTGACTTTGCCTTTAGGTTCAGTGATGgttaagtgtgtgagtgaatgtatAAATATGAATGAATCAACTTCAGCTCTTTTCTTCAATCTCTTTAGAAGCTAAAGAGCAAATCCTGGCCAACTTGGCCAACTTTTCCTATGATCCTCGTAACATGGGAGCCTTGCGGATGCTGCAGGTCACTGAGCTTTTCCTGGACATGCTGACCGAGGAAAATGAGAACTTTGTGGAGTTTGGAATCGGTTAGGTGAAACCATAATGGACACATTACTTAATGCAAGTATATTCTCTGCCTGCTTTAAGGTGTGTTTCTGTCCCTTCAGGAGGTCTGTGTAACATCAGCATGGACCAAGAGTGTCGTGACCAGATTTTGGAGAGCGAAGGAGTTCCACTCGTGGTAGGATGCCTATCGAGTCACAGAGACGAGACTGTTCTCTCTGCCATCACAACACTAATGAACCTTTCCACACCAGCGTCCCACTCTAAAATCACAGACAGTGCTGTGGTCCAGTGCATGCTGCGCCTCTCGCTCACACAGAACCCTCGCCTCAGCAACCTGGCCACGGTTTTCCTGCAGGACTACTGCTCCCAGGAACAGGTGAACAGAGCCAGAGAACTGATGGAGGGacacagccaatcagcagtCGGAATTCCACTCCCAAAAGACATAGTATAGTAAACTATTTCATGGTTGTTAGATCAGAGACGGACTGGGAAACAATCGACTTTCCCTTTTTATATGTAAAAGCATCTTCAGTGTATTCCACACTTAGCATTCCTTAATGTCTGTCCTTCATGACCACAGCATGGCACAGTTAACCTGTGTCCCTTATTGTACACGCCTCCTCATTTTTTGTCTGAAGGAAATTGAAAATTGGATGAAAGAACAAGGAAATCTTGCCATTACAACTATTTAAAAtagtacacattgtacaaatccttttattttctttctagAGCAAAGTTAATCCATTTCAGTCCTGGTGGGTTGGAATTGATGAACCTACTAAACCCGGCAAGTGACATAGagttcagatcagatcagtgttTGAACAGGGAAGATGACAAACTGCTGAACTCGGGCCTTCTAGGGCCAAAGTCGAAGGACCCTGTTGTAGTAAATGGCTTGAAAATCTTGGTATTTTTCCAGCTCCGATGAAAAAAGAATGTGCAGGTCTAGTAAAGTAGTATCTGTTCTAAAGTGAATCTAAAGAAAGACCCCAAAGATTGGTGGTTCTAATACCAGTCCTCAGGGAACTCCAGATGGACCTAACTCCAGATTAGAGTCAGGATAGGATCTAACACAACCCATCACTGACATTTCAGAGGGCAAGTACAATGGAAACCAGGCAGTATGATGGGTATTATAAGAGGGGTGTTCATCTGTAAGCAAGCTTTTGGCTGGTATCACTGTGAGAGGTAAAAGTCTTTCATGTCTTGTTTGAGGGATCTCTGCCTATTCTTGCTTGCAAAATACTTCTAGTTTGTTGAGATTCTTGGATCATCTTGCATTGAGCTCTTGTATTAAACTGGAAATCTCTACAAAGATTTCCAATATTTAGGTCAGGAACtatgagggccatggcaaactTTGGAACCTGTAGAGGTGGTCCATTAGGGATCATGGCATTACAGCAAGATAGTGATTTTTGTCCTCagcttatttaaaaacagtgtGATGTTTTTTGTGCTTCCAGAATGTGCTGGTATTTAACTGAACACATTCTTTAttttaccagtgaaatgtttctTGTGACATTGGCTGCAACATAAGCCCCAAGAATGCTTAGTCCTGCTTTATAGTtgaagaggtgttcttttctTCTGTACTTTTTATTCATCAAACACTGTGCATTTACTCATTGAAAAATATTTCCGCTTCCACTGGatttttttcttctgataaCTTTTTCATGAAGGTGCTCAGTGCACTGCCACTCCAGTGTCTGTTAAAGTTTTACAATCAGACAGGGGTTCTCATTTACCTTTCTAGCCATCCTATTAGCAGTTCTATCAGAAACCTTTCTTGGACTTCCAGACCTCGACATGACCTTGGTGAGACCTTGGTAAAGTTATCTCCTAATATTGGATTTTAGTGCCAGAACCAGTACAAACCAGAATTGACATTCCCTTTCAGTGGTAACATTAGAATTCTGAAAGGGAGCTTATTATCATATGGGTTCAAGAGCAGCATCATACCACTGAACAAATCAGTGAACTCTCATTCCTTTTATCTCACAGACCAAATGTAGTCAAACAGCACACGTACCTTATTCTTGACATTTATGTTTGTTATAGTTCACATAGTAAGGAAACAAGTCTTGTGATCTTACTgtaaaaagaatatatatttgtgtggcATTATGTTATAATGTAAAGGATTACAAAATAGCTGAAATGAACAGATCACtatgaaaaaaagaatatatttttGATACATGAATCACATAAAAATAATCACAAATAAAAGAGTAGATATCTAGAGAAAATCTCTTGTTCTCTATAGATCACAGATAAAGGCTGCATTGGTTTTGTGCATAACAGGATATAGTAAAACACCTTTTAAAAATCAACATGGTATTCAAAATgtatattaaaacattaaaaactacatgtacattaaaacatttgtaCCAATTATAACATCTTTAGTGAAGTAAAGAAAATACCATTTCAAACACGATTTTctagttattaattattactgcCTGCATCAAGAACAGTATCTCTTAGACTTCTGTCTAAAGTTGCTAAAGGCATGCTAACAACTTCTAAAAATCACAGAATATACTTTGAATGTGAATAAAAGATATAACATATAGTGAAATCACGACAGGTTATGAAGCAGAACATCAACAGTTTGCATGATGTCTGGCATTTcatctatttaaaaaaatacttcCCTTCCATTCACAGTTtcagctgtttctctgtctgCTCTCGCAGTTTGTTCTTCTGGATCTGAGGAAGGTGAAGAAAAGAAACAGCCTCAGTGCTATTTGACTATTCAATCCTTCAACTGTAAACCACAAAGCTGCCGCCGACCCCTGAAACCACTTTAGCGGATTTTGTGCAGACAGGGAAATTGTT includes:
- the armc7 gene encoding armadillo repeat-containing protein 7, whose amino-acid sequence is MDRFCPSERLEYLQGLVTEFQDTDSEEAKEQILANLANFSYDPRNMGALRMLQVTELFLDMLTEENENFVEFGIGGLCNISMDQECRDQILESEGVPLVVGCLSSHRDETVLSAITTLMNLSTPASHSKITDSAVVQCMLRLSLTQNPRLSNLATVFLQDYCSQEQVNRARELMEGHSQSAVGIPLPKDIV